From Macaca mulatta isolate MMU2019108-1 chromosome 1, T2T-MMU8v2.0, whole genome shotgun sequence, the proteins below share one genomic window:
- the HES2 gene encoding transcription factor HES-2 produces the protein MGLPRRAGDAAELRKSLKPLLEKRRRARINQSLSQLKGLILPLLGRENSNCSKLEKADVLEMTVRFLQELPALSWPTAAPVPCDSYREGYSACVARLARVLPACRVLEPAVSARLLEHLWRRAASATLDGGRAGDSGGPSAPAPTPASAPQPASVPVPSPPSPPCGPGLWRPW, from the exons ATGGGGCTGCCTCGCCGGGCAGGGGACGCGGCGGAGCTGCGCAAG AGCCTGAAGCCGCTGCTGGAGAAGCGCCGGCGCGCGCGCATCAACCAGAGCCTGAGCCAGCTTAAGGGGCTCATCCTGCCGCTGCTGGGCCGGGAG AACTCCAACTGCTCGAAGCTGGAGAAGGCAGACGTCCTGGAAATGACCGTGCGCTTCCTGCAGGAGCTGCCTGCGTTGTCATGGCCCACGGCAGCGCCCG TGCCTTGCGACAGCTACCGCGAGGGCTACAGTGCCTGTGTGGCGCGCCTGGCCCGCGTGCTGCCCGCCTGCCGAGTCCTGGAGCCCGCAGTGAGCGCCCGCCTGCTGGAGCACCTGTGGCGGAGAGCGGCCAGCGCCACCCTCGACGGCGGGCGCGCTGGGGATTCCGGTGGCCCATCTGCCCCCGCCCCAACGCCCGCGTCTGCCCCGCAGCCCGCATCCGTGCCCGTGCCCTCGCCGCCCTCGCCTCCCTGCGGCCCTGGCCTCTGGCGGCCGTGGTAG